The Thermobispora bispora DSM 43833 genome window below encodes:
- a CDS encoding acetyl-CoA C-acetyltransferase, producing the protein MSGSVIVAGARTPIGRLLGSLADLSAVELGGIAIKAALERAGVAPEQVQYVIMGQVLQAGAGQIPSRQAAVKAGIPMTVPSLTINKVCLSGLDAIALADQLIRAGEFDIIVAGGMESMTNAPHLLPGMRKGVKYGAAQVLDAMAYDGLTDAFDHIAMGEATDRHNARYGITREEQDAFSARSHRLAAEATKNGIFAEEIVPVTIPQRKGDPIVVDTDEGIRPDTTEEKLAKLPPAFTKDGTITAGSASQISDGACAVVVMSKAKAEELGLEWLAEIGAHGNVAGPDNSLQSQPANAIKHALAKEGLTPDDLDLVEINEAFAQVVLASVRELGIPLEKVNVNGGGIALGHPIGASGARIVLTLAHELKRRGGGVGAAGLCGGGGQGDALIIRVPRKG; encoded by the coding sequence ATGTCTGGTTCTGTGATTGTCGCCGGGGCCCGCACCCCCATCGGCCGGCTTCTCGGTTCGCTCGCCGACCTTTCCGCGGTTGAATTGGGAGGAATCGCCATAAAGGCGGCACTGGAGCGCGCGGGCGTCGCCCCTGAGCAGGTGCAGTACGTCATCATGGGGCAGGTGCTCCAGGCCGGCGCGGGCCAGATCCCGTCGCGGCAGGCGGCGGTGAAGGCCGGCATCCCGATGACCGTGCCGTCCCTCACGATCAACAAGGTCTGCCTCTCCGGCCTCGACGCGATCGCCCTCGCCGACCAGCTCATCCGGGCCGGCGAGTTCGACATCATCGTGGCCGGCGGCATGGAGTCCATGACCAACGCCCCGCACCTCCTCCCCGGCATGCGCAAGGGCGTCAAGTACGGCGCCGCCCAGGTGCTGGACGCGATGGCCTACGACGGGCTCACCGACGCATTCGACCACATCGCCATGGGGGAGGCGACCGACCGCCACAACGCGCGGTACGGCATCACCCGCGAGGAGCAGGACGCCTTCTCCGCCCGGTCCCACCGGCTCGCCGCCGAGGCGACCAAGAACGGGATCTTCGCCGAGGAGATCGTCCCGGTCACCATCCCGCAGCGCAAGGGCGACCCGATCGTGGTCGACACCGACGAGGGCATCCGCCCGGACACCACCGAGGAGAAGCTCGCCAAGCTGCCGCCCGCCTTCACCAAGGACGGCACCATCACGGCCGGCTCCGCCTCCCAGATCTCCGACGGCGCCTGCGCCGTGGTCGTGATGTCCAAGGCCAAGGCGGAGGAGCTGGGCCTGGAGTGGCTGGCCGAGATCGGCGCCCACGGCAACGTGGCCGGCCCGGACAACTCCCTCCAGTCCCAGCCGGCCAACGCGATCAAGCACGCCCTCGCCAAGGAGGGCCTCACCCCGGACGACCTCGACCTCGTCGAGATCAACGAGGCCTTCGCCCAGGTCGTGCTCGCCTCGGTCCGGGAGCTCGGCATCCCCCTCGAGAAGGTGAACGTCAACGGCGGCGGCATCGCGCTCGGCCACCCGATCGGCGCCTCGGGCGCCCGGATCGTGCTCACCCTCGCCCACGAGCTCAAGCGCCGCGGCGGCGGGGTGGGCGCCGCCGGCCTCTGCGGCGGCGGCGGTCAGGGCGACGCCCTCATCATCCGCGTGCCGCGCAAGGGCTGA
- a CDS encoding DUF4230 domain-containing protein, whose translation MDHQTSAPAAPAPATPRRGRAARVLAVLLAVAVLLAGGAWLAWRWLNPFGERTSERAQPVVLQSVRDLGRFEAATGEFQVVVDLEKDAPFLPDSIKGRRTLFVGVGSVDAYVDFSALPDGAITVSRDRSAVTVRLPRARLEKPNLDNERSYVFAEERGLLDRIGDLLSSSPNDRREVYLLAERKIAEAAESAGLRGRAEQNAKTMLEGVLRTLGFTRIEIVFEDPA comes from the coding sequence GTGGATCATCAGACCTCTGCCCCGGCGGCGCCGGCCCCCGCCACCCCGCGCCGGGGCCGCGCCGCACGCGTGCTGGCCGTGCTGCTCGCCGTCGCCGTCCTCCTCGCCGGCGGCGCGTGGCTCGCCTGGCGGTGGCTGAACCCCTTCGGCGAGCGGACCAGCGAGCGCGCCCAGCCGGTGGTGCTGCAGTCCGTGCGGGACCTGGGCCGGTTCGAGGCGGCGACCGGCGAGTTCCAGGTGGTGGTGGATCTCGAGAAGGACGCGCCGTTCCTGCCCGACTCGATCAAGGGCCGGCGGACGCTCTTCGTCGGCGTGGGGAGCGTGGACGCCTACGTCGACTTCTCCGCCCTCCCGGACGGCGCGATCACCGTCTCCCGGGACCGCTCCGCCGTGACCGTACGGCTGCCGCGCGCCCGGCTGGAGAAGCCCAACCTCGACAACGAGCGGTCGTACGTCTTCGCCGAGGAGCGCGGCCTCCTCGACCGGATCGGCGACCTGCTCTCCTCCTCCCCCAACGACCGGCGGGAGGTCTACCTGCTCGCGGAGCGGAAGATCGCGGAGGCCGCGGAGTCGGCCGGCCTGCGCGGCCGGGCCGAGCAGAACGCCAAGACCATGCTCGAGGGCGTGCTGCGCACCCTCGGCTTCACCAGGATCGAGATCGTCTTCGAGGACCCGGCGTAG
- a CDS encoding MarR family winged helix-turn-helix transcriptional regulator, whose translation MPVPPSSGSLPAGISKPLDLPFDPIERAAETWRARFGPSSAMAAVTSIMRAHQILLAQLDTLLKPYDLTFARYEALVLLTFSRTGALPLSKIGERLMVHPTSVTNTVDRLERAGLVRRMRNPRDGRGVLAEITPAGREVVQRATADLMAAKFGMGMYQEGELEQIFDLLRTIRIAAGDFRP comes from the coding sequence ATGCCCGTTCCGCCCAGCTCCGGTTCCCTGCCCGCCGGCATCTCGAAGCCGCTCGACCTGCCGTTCGACCCGATCGAGCGCGCCGCCGAGACGTGGCGAGCGAGGTTCGGCCCCTCTTCCGCCATGGCCGCGGTTACGTCGATCATGAGAGCTCATCAGATTCTGCTGGCGCAACTGGACACGCTGCTCAAGCCGTACGATTTGACCTTCGCCCGTTACGAGGCGCTCGTGCTGCTCACGTTCAGCAGGACCGGTGCGCTCCCTCTGTCGAAGATCGGCGAGCGGCTCATGGTGCACCCGACGAGCGTGACCAACACCGTCGACCGCCTGGAGCGGGCCGGTCTCGTGCGCCGCATGCGCAACCCGCGCGACGGGCGGGGCGTGCTCGCCGAGATCACCCCGGCGGGCCGTGAGGTGGTCCAGCGGGCCACCGCCGACCTGATGGCGGCGAAGTTCGGTATGGGGATGTACCAGGAGGGTGAGCTGGAGCAGATCTTCGACCTGCTGCGGACCATCCGCATCGCCGCCGGCGACTTTCGGCCGTGA
- a CDS encoding tetratricopeptide repeat protein, which produces MAAEFTRPASLYGAVDLGARKQALEAQARREAEEKSGRVPTVVEVTAATFSVDVVERSMGTPVVIEATVSRAEQVKQFSATLEKLAGEAGGGWVLARVDVERDPQLAQALRMRIVPTVFLAFQGQIMPLFEGPMPEAQVRQALQQVFQQLGVEVGRGAAPAQPPVDPDLAEAEAALAKGDLDTAEAAFTRLKEREPGNEDAKTGLARVALMRRVRGLDTADVLRRAAADEADVALQCQAADVEMLNGQAEQAFDRLVGVVRRTKGEERDKARVHLLGLFEMFPVSDPLVLKARRALASALF; this is translated from the coding sequence ATGGCAGCGGAGTTCACTCGACCTGCATCGCTGTACGGCGCGGTGGACCTCGGCGCGCGCAAGCAGGCCCTGGAGGCCCAGGCGCGGCGCGAGGCCGAGGAGAAGAGCGGAAGGGTGCCGACCGTCGTCGAGGTCACGGCGGCCACCTTCAGCGTCGACGTGGTGGAGCGCTCGATGGGCACCCCCGTCGTGATCGAGGCCACGGTGAGCCGCGCCGAGCAGGTCAAGCAGTTCAGCGCGACCCTGGAGAAGCTCGCCGGCGAGGCGGGCGGGGGGTGGGTCCTCGCCCGGGTCGATGTCGAGCGCGATCCCCAGCTCGCCCAGGCCCTGCGGATGCGGATCGTCCCCACCGTCTTCCTGGCGTTCCAAGGTCAGATCATGCCGCTGTTCGAAGGGCCGATGCCGGAGGCCCAGGTCCGCCAGGCGCTGCAGCAGGTGTTCCAGCAGCTCGGCGTCGAGGTCGGCCGTGGGGCCGCGCCCGCGCAGCCGCCGGTCGACCCCGACCTGGCGGAGGCCGAGGCCGCGCTGGCCAAGGGCGACCTCGACACCGCCGAGGCCGCGTTCACGCGGCTGAAGGAGCGGGAGCCCGGGAACGAGGACGCCAAGACCGGGCTGGCCCGGGTCGCCCTGATGCGCCGGGTGCGCGGGCTCGACACGGCCGACGTGCTCCGGCGCGCCGCCGCGGACGAGGCCGATGTGGCGCTCCAGTGCCAGGCGGCCGACGTGGAGATGCTGAACGGCCAGGCGGAGCAGGCCTTCGACCGGCTCGTGGGGGTCGTCCGCCGGACCAAGGGGGAGGAGCGGGACAAGGCCCGGGTGCACCTGCTCGGCCTGTTCGAGATGTTCCCCGTCTCCGACCCGCTGGTGCTCAAGGCCCGGCGCGCGCTGGCGAGCGCGCTCTTCTAG
- a CDS encoding AAA family ATPase: MRVVTISATFGTGGSVIGPAVAERLGVPFVDRAIPSAVAEELGVSLEEALAYDDRGESGLGRLLVGMLRLPNAAFGAAELGMLSGVPLSPEEFTMRTERMMRETARRSGGVFLGRAGAVVLADHPGALHVRLDGPLRRRVLQTAAFSGIPEREARRIVVANDRARAAYVRQFYRVNPADPQLYHMILDSTVIPVPICVELILTAANALG, from the coding sequence GTGCGGGTCGTGACGATTTCCGCGACGTTCGGCACCGGCGGCAGCGTCATCGGCCCGGCGGTGGCCGAGCGCCTCGGCGTGCCGTTCGTGGACCGCGCCATCCCGTCCGCGGTCGCCGAGGAGCTGGGGGTGAGCCTGGAGGAGGCCCTCGCCTACGACGACCGGGGTGAGAGCGGGCTCGGCAGGCTCCTCGTCGGCATGCTGCGGCTGCCGAACGCGGCGTTCGGCGCCGCGGAGCTCGGCATGTTATCGGGCGTCCCGCTGTCGCCGGAAGAGTTCACCATGCGCACCGAGCGCATGATGCGGGAGACCGCGCGCCGGAGCGGCGGGGTGTTCCTCGGCCGGGCCGGCGCGGTGGTGCTCGCCGACCACCCCGGTGCGCTCCACGTCCGCCTCGACGGACCGCTGCGCCGCCGGGTGCTGCAGACGGCCGCGTTCTCCGGCATCCCGGAGCGCGAGGCACGGCGGATCGTCGTGGCGAACGACCGGGCCCGCGCCGCGTACGTGCGGCAGTTCTACCGGGTGAACCCTGCCGACCCGCAGCTTTACCACATGATCCTGGACAGCACCGTGATCCCGGTGCCGATCTGCGTCGAGCTGATCCTGACCGCGGCGAACGCTCTTGGTTGA
- a CDS encoding NAD-dependent malic enzyme, giving the protein MATVPSVSYSITIRLEVPAGGKAVSQLTHAVEHAGGVVTALDVSNAGHEKLRIDVTCAARDADHVQEIVDGLSRVEGVTIHKVSDRTFLMHLGGKIEMNSKVPLRNRDELSMAYTPGVARVSMAIARNPEDARRLTIKRNSVAVVTDGSAVLGLGNIGPAAALPVMEGKAALFKRFAGIDAWPICLDTQDVDEIVRAVQLISPGFGGINLEDISAPRCFEVERRLRELLDIPVFHDDQHGTAICVLAALTNALKVVGKELPHVRIAMAGAGAAGSAVLRLLLAAGAKDVIVCDYRGAIHEGRDDLDDSLRWIAENTNSGNYTGDLRGALEGADVFIGVSAPGILTGEDIARMADDAIVFALANPEPEVSPDEAREYAAVVATGRSDYPNQINNVLAFPGVFRGLLDAQAKEVTEEMLLAAARALASVVTDDELGPNYIIPSVFHPDVAHVVATAVRETARGGLPATDLAEYRTGDRE; this is encoded by the coding sequence GTGGCCACCGTGCCCAGCGTTTCGTACTCCATCACCATCCGTCTCGAGGTGCCCGCGGGAGGTAAGGCGGTCAGCCAGCTCACCCACGCGGTAGAGCACGCGGGTGGCGTGGTGACCGCCCTCGACGTGTCGAACGCTGGACACGAGAAGCTCCGCATCGACGTCACCTGCGCGGCCCGGGACGCCGACCACGTCCAGGAGATCGTGGACGGCCTGAGCCGCGTCGAGGGCGTGACCATCCACAAGGTCTCCGACCGGACGTTCCTCATGCACCTCGGCGGCAAGATCGAGATGAACTCGAAGGTGCCGCTGCGGAACCGGGACGAGCTCTCCATGGCGTACACGCCGGGCGTGGCGCGGGTCTCCATGGCGATCGCCCGGAACCCGGAGGACGCGCGGCGCCTCACCATCAAGCGGAACTCGGTCGCCGTGGTCACGGACGGCTCCGCGGTCCTGGGCCTGGGGAACATCGGCCCGGCGGCGGCCCTCCCGGTGATGGAGGGGAAGGCCGCGCTGTTCAAACGGTTCGCCGGGATCGACGCCTGGCCGATCTGCCTCGACACCCAGGACGTCGACGAGATCGTGCGGGCGGTGCAGCTCATCTCGCCGGGCTTCGGCGGCATCAACCTGGAGGACATCTCGGCGCCGCGGTGCTTCGAGGTGGAGCGCCGGCTGCGGGAGCTGCTCGACATCCCGGTCTTCCACGACGACCAGCACGGCACGGCGATCTGCGTGCTCGCCGCCCTCACCAACGCGCTGAAGGTGGTCGGCAAGGAGCTGCCGCACGTCCGGATCGCCATGGCCGGGGCGGGCGCGGCCGGCTCGGCGGTGCTGCGGCTGCTGCTCGCGGCCGGGGCCAAGGACGTGATCGTGTGCGACTACCGCGGCGCCATCCACGAGGGGCGTGACGACCTCGACGACTCGCTGCGGTGGATCGCCGAGAACACCAACTCCGGGAACTACACCGGCGACCTGCGGGGCGCGCTCGAGGGCGCCGACGTGTTCATCGGGGTGTCTGCGCCGGGGATCCTCACCGGCGAGGACATCGCCCGGATGGCCGACGACGCGATCGTGTTCGCCCTCGCCAACCCCGAGCCGGAGGTCTCCCCGGACGAGGCGCGGGAGTACGCGGCCGTGGTGGCGACCGGCCGCTCGGACTACCCGAACCAGATCAACAACGTGCTCGCCTTCCCGGGCGTGTTCCGCGGGCTGCTCGACGCGCAGGCGAAGGAGGTGACCGAGGAGATGCTGCTCGCGGCCGCGCGGGCGCTCGCCTCGGTGGTCACCGACGACGAGCTGGGCCCCAACTACATCATCCCGAGCGTCTTCCACCCGGACGTGGCCCACGTGGTCGCCACCGCGGTCCGGGAGACGGCGCGGGGCGGGCTGCCCGCCACCGACCTCGCCGAGTACCGCACGGGTGATAGAGAGTAA
- a CDS encoding YqgE/AlgH family protein, with product MAEAIYVGRLLVATPLLEDPNFRRSVVLILEHDEDGGTLGVILNRPSEIAVHQVLPSWDALVTGPSVLFQGGPVQTDSALALAAVMSGDEPLGWRRLQGKTSTRLGTVDLDAPPEILAGEITQMRIFAGYAGWAAGQLESEIREGAWYVVDSEPGDTFNSDPENLWRAVLRRQRNELAFVSTFPDDPTLN from the coding sequence ATGGCGGAAGCGATCTACGTCGGCCGGTTGCTGGTGGCGACGCCACTGCTCGAGGACCCCAACTTCCGGCGTAGTGTCGTGCTGATCCTGGAGCACGATGAGGATGGCGGCACCCTGGGCGTGATTCTCAACCGGCCCAGCGAGATCGCGGTGCACCAGGTCCTGCCGTCGTGGGACGCGCTGGTGACCGGCCCGTCGGTCCTCTTCCAGGGCGGTCCGGTGCAGACGGACAGCGCCCTCGCCCTCGCCGCCGTGATGAGCGGCGACGAGCCGCTGGGCTGGCGGAGGCTGCAGGGCAAGACGTCGACCCGTCTCGGCACGGTGGATCTCGACGCGCCCCCCGAGATCCTCGCCGGCGAGATCACCCAGATGCGGATCTTCGCCGGGTATGCGGGGTGGGCCGCCGGTCAGCTCGAGAGCGAGATCCGGGAAGGCGCCTGGTACGTCGTGGACTCCGAGCCCGGGGACACGTTCAACTCCGACCCGGAGAACCTGTGGCGGGCGGTGCTGCGCCGGCAGCGCAACGAGCTCGCGTTCGTCTCGACGTTCCCCGACGACCCGACGCTGAATTAG
- a CDS encoding cellulase family glycosylhydrolase → MRTRLGVAVAALFALAWSLIVWSPPAQAAVGLRVGDGKIYEANGAEFIMRGTSHPHAWYPNQTGSFADIKSLGANTVRVVLSGGRWTPNSPSDVANVIRLCKENRLICVLENHDTTGYGEQSGAYPLDQAVDYWISLKSVLTGEENYIVINIGNEPYGNNNPSAWTAATINAIQRMRDAGFQHLLMVDAPNWGQDWAFVMRDNAATVFDSDPLKNTVFSIHMYGVFDTANEITSYLQAFQSARLPLVIGEFGHLHSDGDPDEDTIMAEAEARGIGYIGWSWSGNGGGVEYLDQVENFDPARLTPWGQRLFNGPNGIKATAKEATVYGGTASPPPSSPPASPPVSPPVSPPVSPSPSPSGSKGCTASYRIVNEWNGGFQGEVTVTAGDSAISGWTVSWTFPDGQAVTQAWNATITSNGPSVTAKNMSYNGDLGPGAGTTFGFLGSWQGQNRVPPEVICTAS, encoded by the coding sequence ATGAGAACACGGCTCGGCGTCGCCGTCGCGGCGCTGTTCGCGCTCGCGTGGTCATTGATCGTCTGGTCGCCGCCCGCCCAGGCCGCAGTGGGCCTCCGGGTCGGCGACGGCAAGATCTACGAGGCCAACGGCGCGGAGTTCATCATGCGGGGCACGAGCCACCCGCACGCCTGGTACCCGAACCAGACCGGCTCGTTCGCGGACATCAAATCGCTCGGCGCCAACACGGTCCGGGTGGTGCTGAGCGGCGGCCGCTGGACGCCGAACTCCCCGAGCGACGTGGCCAACGTCATCCGGCTCTGCAAGGAGAACCGGCTGATCTGCGTGCTGGAGAACCACGACACCACGGGGTACGGCGAGCAGAGCGGCGCCTACCCCCTCGACCAGGCGGTCGACTACTGGATCAGCCTGAAGAGCGTGCTCACCGGCGAGGAGAACTACATCGTCATCAACATCGGCAACGAGCCGTACGGGAACAACAACCCGTCGGCCTGGACCGCCGCGACGATCAACGCGATCCAGCGGATGCGCGACGCCGGCTTCCAGCACCTGCTCATGGTCGACGCGCCGAACTGGGGGCAGGACTGGGCGTTCGTCATGCGGGACAACGCCGCCACCGTGTTCGACAGCGACCCGCTGAAGAACACGGTCTTCTCGATCCACATGTACGGCGTGTTCGACACCGCGAACGAGATCACGAGCTACCTGCAGGCGTTCCAGTCCGCCCGCCTGCCGCTCGTCATCGGTGAGTTCGGGCACCTGCACTCCGACGGCGACCCGGACGAGGACACGATCATGGCCGAGGCGGAGGCCCGCGGCATCGGCTACATCGGCTGGTCGTGGAGCGGCAACGGCGGCGGCGTCGAGTACCTCGACCAGGTGGAGAACTTCGACCCGGCCCGGCTCACCCCGTGGGGGCAGCGGCTCTTCAACGGCCCCAACGGCATCAAGGCCACCGCGAAGGAGGCGACCGTCTACGGCGGCACGGCCAGCCCGCCGCCGAGCTCCCCGCCGGCCTCTCCCCCGGTCTCTCCCCCGGTCTCGCCTCCGGTGAGCCCCAGCCCGAGCCCGAGCGGGTCGAAGGGGTGCACCGCGAGCTACCGGATCGTGAACGAGTGGAACGGCGGCTTCCAGGGCGAGGTGACGGTCACCGCGGGCGACTCCGCGATCTCGGGCTGGACGGTGTCGTGGACCTTCCCCGACGGCCAGGCCGTGACCCAGGCGTGGAACGCCACGATCACCTCGAACGGCCCGTCGGTGACCGCGAAGAACATGAGCTACAACGGCGATCTCGGCCCGGGGGCCGGCACGACCTTCGGGTTCCTCGGGTCGTGGCAGGGCCAGAACCGCGTGCCGCCGGAGGTGATCTGCACGGCGAGCTGA
- a CDS encoding DHA2 family efflux MFS transporter permease subunit, translating to MTQPALAGTEAPAQGVRGNHPGLTLLAVGLGAIMVMLDGTVVAIANPVIGAELHATLSDLQWITSGYLLALAVFLITAGKLGDLFGHKRMFLIGVAGFTLASLAIGLSSSIGPLIAFRVLQGLSGALLQPAGLALLRAAFPGERLNKALGAWGAILGLSSAAGPIVGGLLVENVSWQSVFFINVPVGAITMIFGFLALRESRAELLSRVDWPGVGLLSITMSALLWAIINAPEWGWGDARTLGFLAGAVVFGAAFLFWQGRAREPLVPLGLFRNASLSIGTVLMILVSFSMVGAMFFLTFYFQGVHGLSPMEAGLRMLPMSAGMMVASPVAGMAIGRFGPRLTIVGGMLITAVAMFLLSRLGLEAGFLDSAIPFVLLAFGLSPVFVGATEIIVGNAPLELTGVAGGLQNSAMQVGGALGTAVLGAAVSAKVASALPGHLGPAASAIPPAQLDALKELAAVGMAPPGLSGPGAELIAQAAHRSFMDGLHFGFTMSMGLALVSAFLALFVKAGRKPEGTPAAIG from the coding sequence GTGACCCAACCGGCTCTGGCCGGCACCGAGGCGCCCGCGCAAGGCGTCCGGGGCAACCACCCGGGGCTCACGCTCCTCGCCGTCGGCCTCGGCGCGATCATGGTCATGCTCGACGGGACCGTGGTCGCGATCGCCAACCCGGTCATCGGCGCCGAGCTCCACGCCACCCTGTCCGACCTGCAGTGGATCACCAGTGGCTACCTGCTCGCGCTCGCGGTGTTCCTCATCACCGCCGGCAAGCTCGGCGACCTGTTCGGCCACAAGCGGATGTTCCTCATCGGCGTCGCCGGGTTCACGCTCGCCTCGCTGGCGATCGGGCTCAGCTCGTCGATCGGGCCGCTGATCGCGTTCCGCGTCCTGCAGGGCCTGTCCGGCGCGCTGCTCCAGCCCGCCGGGCTCGCGCTGCTCCGCGCGGCCTTCCCCGGGGAGCGGCTGAACAAGGCCCTCGGGGCCTGGGGCGCCATCCTCGGCCTGTCCAGCGCGGCCGGGCCCATCGTCGGCGGGCTGCTCGTGGAGAACGTGAGCTGGCAGTCGGTCTTCTTCATCAACGTCCCGGTCGGCGCGATCACCATGATCTTCGGGTTCCTGGCGCTGCGGGAGAGCCGCGCGGAGCTGCTCTCCCGGGTGGACTGGCCCGGGGTCGGCCTGCTGTCGATCACGATGTCCGCGCTGCTCTGGGCGATCATCAACGCGCCGGAGTGGGGCTGGGGGGACGCGCGGACGCTCGGCTTCCTCGCCGGGGCAGTGGTGTTCGGCGCCGCCTTCCTGTTCTGGCAGGGGCGGGCGCGTGAGCCGCTGGTCCCGCTCGGCCTCTTCCGGAACGCATCCCTGTCCATCGGCACCGTGCTCATGATCCTGGTGTCGTTCTCGATGGTGGGGGCGATGTTCTTCCTCACCTTCTACTTCCAGGGGGTGCACGGCCTGTCGCCGATGGAGGCCGGGCTGCGCATGCTGCCGATGAGCGCCGGGATGATGGTCGCCTCGCCCGTGGCCGGCATGGCCATCGGCAGGTTCGGCCCCAGGCTCACCATCGTGGGCGGGATGCTGATCACCGCGGTGGCGATGTTCCTGCTCTCCCGGCTCGGCCTCGAGGCCGGCTTCCTCGACAGCGCGATCCCGTTCGTCCTCCTCGCATTCGGCCTCTCCCCGGTCTTCGTCGGCGCGACCGAGATCATCGTCGGCAACGCTCCGCTCGAGCTCACCGGGGTGGCCGGCGGGCTCCAGAACTCGGCCATGCAGGTCGGCGGGGCCCTCGGCACGGCCGTCCTGGGCGCCGCGGTCTCCGCGAAGGTGGCGAGCGCGCTGCCCGGGCACCTCGGACCGGCCGCGTCCGCCATCCCGCCCGCGCAGCTCGATGCCCTCAAGGAGCTGGCCGCGGTCGGCATGGCGCCCCCCGGCCTCTCCGGCCCGGGCGCGGAGCTCATCGCCCAGGCCGCCCACCGCTCCTTCATGGACGGGCTCCACTTCGGGTTCACCATGAGCATGGGCCTCGCCCTGGTGTCCGCGTTCCTCGCCCTGTTCGTGAAGGCGGGCCGCAAGCCGGAGGGCACCCCCGCCGCGATCGGCTGA
- a CDS encoding DUF3039 domain-containing protein — translation MSGTKILPESEVRPRLSHGDGDHERFAHYADKNKITQSYVTGTPVRALCGKVWVPSRDPKKYPICPECKEIYDGLPKGEPSGE, via the coding sequence GTGAGCGGCACGAAGATTCTTCCCGAGAGCGAAGTACGGCCCAGGCTCTCGCACGGCGACGGCGACCACGAGCGGTTCGCGCACTACGCCGACAAGAACAAGATCACCCAGAGCTATGTGACCGGCACGCCGGTCCGCGCGCTCTGCGGCAAGGTGTGGGTGCCGAGCCGGGACCCGAAGAAGTACCCGATCTGCCCGGAGTGCAAGGAGATCTACGACGGGCTCCCCAAGGGCGAGCCGTCCGGCGAGTGA
- a CDS encoding zinc metalloprotease produces the protein MRRRASAVFLACLFLTCICTFSGTPTAARGTRPTGDHAAASGDPGRPRTGGVPCGADPRARAYRLALRPHTPWGLLRVPARPDGHARAGHRPAGAPERRGVIRVPLWVHVIKDGALGAPDSAVKRQVRTLNAAYGGKFGGVDTGVRFELKGITHTANRAWFRDPFGHEREMKRKLRVGGPETLNLYIVQMERLILGYGTYPQWYAGAPELDGVMIDWRSLPGGPLRNFRRGFTAVHEIGHWMGLLHTFENGCDPPGDEVDDTPAEAYPTKGCPARKDTCPGPGSDPIHNFMDYSKDTCMREFTRGQAERMARMWQEYRAIAP, from the coding sequence ATGCGCCGGCGCGCCTCCGCCGTCTTCCTTGCCTGCCTCTTCCTCACCTGTATCTGCACGTTCAGCGGGACGCCGACGGCCGCCCGCGGCACCCGCCCGACGGGCGATCACGCGGCCGCGAGCGGTGACCCCGGCCGGCCCCGCACCGGCGGCGTCCCGTGCGGCGCCGACCCGCGCGCCCGCGCGTACCGGCTCGCGCTCCGGCCGCACACCCCGTGGGGGCTCCTCCGCGTCCCGGCCCGCCCGGACGGCCATGCGCGCGCCGGGCACCGCCCGGCCGGCGCGCCGGAGCGGCGCGGGGTGATCCGGGTGCCGCTCTGGGTGCACGTCATCAAGGACGGCGCGCTCGGCGCCCCCGACAGCGCGGTCAAGCGGCAGGTCCGCACGCTCAACGCCGCCTACGGCGGCAAGTTCGGCGGGGTGGACACGGGCGTCCGGTTCGAGCTGAAGGGCATCACCCACACGGCCAACCGCGCGTGGTTCCGCGACCCCTTCGGCCACGAGCGGGAGATGAAACGGAAGCTCCGGGTGGGCGGCCCGGAGACGCTCAACCTCTACATCGTGCAGATGGAGCGGCTCATCCTCGGCTACGGCACCTACCCGCAGTGGTACGCGGGCGCGCCCGAGCTCGACGGGGTGATGATCGACTGGCGCAGCCTGCCGGGCGGCCCGCTCCGCAACTTCCGCCGCGGCTTCACCGCGGTCCACGAGATCGGCCACTGGATGGGCCTGCTCCACACCTTCGAGAACGGGTGCGACCCGCCCGGCGACGAGGTCGACGACACCCCCGCCGAGGCGTACCCGACCAAGGGCTGCCCGGCCCGGAAGGACACCTGCCCGGGGCCGGGGAGCGACCCGATCCACAACTTCATGGACTACTCCAAGGACACCTGCATGCGCGAGTTCACCCGCGGCCAGGCCGAGCGCATGGCCCGGATGTGGCAGGAGTACCGCGCCATCGCACCCTGA